A genome region from Amblyraja radiata isolate CabotCenter1 chromosome 2, sAmbRad1.1.pri, whole genome shotgun sequence includes the following:
- the lrrc3b gene encoding leucine-rich repeat-containing protein 3B has product MKLMDLFLARSLSTYFLLQSFVLLILCFHSTSMCPKGCLCSHISSLNVSCSNANLKEIPKDLPPDTALLYLDSNQIRSVPNEIFKDLYQLKVLNLSKNVIESIEEQAFKGVSDTLQTLDLTNNKIRSVHKDTFSKLKGRAQISDNPWHCDCTLQQVLHDMPSKHETAGNIICETAVLEQHTGKSFLNAANEADLCNLSKKTTDVAMLVTMFGWFTMVISYVVYYVRQNQEDARRHLEYLKSLPSKQKQPEELDDISTVL; this is encoded by the coding sequence ATGAAGCTGATGGACCTATTCCTAGCTCGCTCTCTCTCCACATATTTTTTGCTGCAGAGTTTTGTGCTCTTGATACTGTGCTTTCACTCCACCAGCATGTGTCCTAAGGGGTGCCTCTGTTCTCACATCAGCAGCTTAAATGTAAGCTGCAGCAACGCAAACCTGAAAGAGATTCCCAAGGACCTGCCCCCAGACACTGCCTTACTTTACTTGGACTCCAATCAAATCAGGTCTGTTCCCAATGAAATCTTCAAAGACCTGTATCAGCTCAAAGTACTTAATTTGTCCAAAAATGTTATTGAATCCATAGAGGAGCAGGCGTTCAAAGGGGTGTCGGATACCTTGCAGACTCTTGATCTTACGAACAACAAAATTCGAAGCGTGCACAAAGACACTTTCAGTAAGCTCAAAGGCCGAGCCCAGATTTCTGACAATCCGTGGCATTGTGACTGCACCCTCCAGCAGGTACTGCACGACATGCCCTCCAAACATGAAACAGCCGGCAACATCATCTGTGAGACTGCCGTACTGGAGCAACACACTGGCAAGTCCTTCCTCAATGCTGCCAATGAAGCTGACCTCTGTAACCTGTCGAAAAAGACAACCGATGTGGCAATGCTGGTCACGATGTTTGGCTGGTTCACCATGGTGATATCTTATGTGGTGTACTATGTGCGACAGAACCAGGAGGATGCAAGAAGGCATCTTGAATATTTAAAATCACTCCCAAGCAAGCAAAAGCAGCCAGAGGAATTAGATGACATTAGTACTGTGCTATAA